A genomic region of Torulaspora delbrueckii CBS 1146 chromosome 7, complete genome contains the following coding sequences:
- the RGD3 gene encoding Rgd3p (similar to Saccharomyces cerevisiae YHR182W; ancestral locus Anc_5.56) gives MPGIDRRDACRFWSKDYISGISALIGCIDNDIDRLEKEAHFYKWFIDDWSKNLLQSLGKAAQDTELFEHEALCDLLIDLKRSLNVEELEGQCLGPLQATIKREKEVRQEMEQQLKSFHTNYSKDLKALKDSFKLYNRKASASPFVESKLSEPTQTGIVLDDHLSFTNSNELQSFLERVKQPMPVQKKGFMNYLGVEGKNSFQGKVMLDAIKRNTEKLDTSPYNLDRLGQKMLDLKLIEEDSMAIGGKHLFTQDGYFQWPQPSKDPTANNSLTSWFKGLPIGSVNDIGIDELKERYFAKCCKLEYSRFELEKAIYQVYKSYFQNSAQEIDRHLVNNRRTFNKLFKRDKSPEDIIENPIPVVRYFTRDSSTHIIKWEFEQDRLVRREMMFGCPAIDEDTIAAIHLILNHVRDFNDEKDLEAKIAKSWTSGSVVDMNRAISLKMDLIKIFKDVNNATNTKAVETIIRSNHYTAVDDWIGLIKLWLLEIPDSLVPPICCDLITKNHDWTDKVPLNNLRVLIEICSHLQSIKMPITQPENPIYHYFIRPADCLRNFTKDYNTFEPWALSLPTTIESLQLAYHNRRQEEQLQISQPAPKTTPSILIRSIEEPTTPPRLDETFIPRPFRTVSAASSTPGSPVPSRASKRISGLVIELPGSPTTTTES, from the coding sequence ATGCCGGGAATTGATCGACGGGATGCTTGTCGTTTCTGGTCAAAGGATTATATCAGTGGAATTTCAGCTTTAATTGGTTGTATAGACAATGATATCGACCGGCTCGAGAAGGAAGCTCATTTCTACAAATGGTTCATCGACGACTGGTCCAAAAATTTGTTACAAAGTTTAGGTAAGGCAGCTCAAGATACTGAATTGTTTGAGCATGAAGCATTGTGTGATCTGCTAATAGATCTGAAGAGGTCGTTGAATGTCGAAGAATTAGAAGGTCAATGCCTGGGACCCTTACAGGCAACTatcaaaagagagaaagaagtgCGCCAAGAAATGGAACAGCAATTGAAATCGTTTCATACCAACTACTCGAAGGATCTGAAAGCCTTAAAAGACTCATTTAAATTGTACAATCGCAAAGCATCTGCATCACCATTTGTTGAATCCAAACTGTCGGAACCAACCCAAACAGGCATTGTTTTAGATGATCATTTGTCTTTTACCAACAGTAATGAACTACAATCATTCTTGGAAAGGGTTAAGCAACCAATGCCAGTACAAAAGAAGGGCTTTATGAACTATTTAGGTGTAGAAGGCAAAAATTCATTTCAAGGCAAGGTGATGCTGGATGCAATCAAGAGAAACACCGAAAAGCTGGACACTTCACCGTACAATCTAGACAGACTAGGCCAGAAGATGTTAGATCTGAAATTGATAGAAGAGGACAGTATGGCCATTGGCGGCAAACACCTCTTCACGCAGGACGGATACTTTCAGTGGCCCCAGCCATCGAAAGATCCTACAGCTAATAATTCTTTGACAAGTTGGTTCAAAGGGCTTCCAATCGGTAGTGTCAATGATATTGggatcgatgaattgaaggagaGATATTTCGCAAAATGCTGTAAACTAGAGTACTCGAGATTCGAGTTAGAGAAGGCAATTTACCAAGTTTACAAAAGCTATTTCCAAAACTCAGCACAGGAAATTGACAGACACCTAGTAAATAACAGAAGGACATTCAACAAGCTGTTCAAGCGTGATAAGAGTCCGGAGGACATCATCGAGAATCCCATCCCGGTCGTACGTTATTTCACTAGAGACAGCAGTACACACATCATCAAATGGGAATTCGAGCAAGATCGACTAGTTCGTCGCGAGATGATGTTTGGCTGTCCTGCCATTGACGAAGATACGATCGCTGCGATACACCTGATCTTGAACCATGTAAGAGACTTCAATGACGAGAAGGATCTGGAAGCGAAGATCGCCAAAAGCTGGACCAGCGGGAGCGTCGTGGACATGAATCGAGCTATCAGTCTCAAGATGGATCTGATTAAGATTTTTAAAGATGTGAATAACGCAACAAACACCAAAGCCGTGGAAACAATTATCCGTAGCAACCACTATACCGCAGTTGACGACTGGATAGGTTTGATCAAGTTATGGCTGCTCGAAATCCCAGACAGCCTGGTACCACCCATTTGCTGTGATCTCATTACGAAAAACCACGACTGGACCGACAAAGTACCACTGAATAACTTACGAGTACTCATTGAAATCTGCAGTCATTTACAATCGATCAAGATGCCCATAACGCAACCTGAAAACCCCATATACCACTACTTTATCCGTCCAGCAGACTGTCTACGAAACTTCACCAAGGACTACAATACATTCGAGCCCTGGGCTCTTTCACTGCCCACAACAATCGAATCCCTCCAGCTAGCCTACCATAACagaagacaagaagaacaactcCAGATATCTCAACCGGCACCAAAAACAACCCCAAGTATTCTGATCCGGTCTATCGAAGAACCAACTACACCACCGCGCCTTGACGAAACTTTCATCCCAAGACCTTTCAGAACCGTATCAGCGGCAAGCTCAACGCCAGGCTCACCGGTTCCAAGCCGTGCCAGCAAGCGTATTAGTGGCCTCGTCATCGAACTACCAGGCTCACCAACCACTACTACTGAATCGTAA
- the TDEL0G00790 gene encoding NADP(+)-dependent, decarboxylating phosphogluconate dehydrogenase (similar to Saccharomyces cerevisiae GND2 (YGR256W) and GND1 (YHR183W); ancestral locus Anc_5.55): protein MAAVADFGLIGLAVMGQNLILNVADHGFTVVAYNRTTSKVDHFLENEAKGKSIVGAHSLEELVSKLKKPRKIMLLVKAGKPVDYLINDLVPLLDKGDIIIDGGNSHFPDSNRRFEELEKKGILFVGSGVSGGEDGARYGPSLMPGGAEEAWPHIKPIFQAISAKSDGEACCDWVGPAGAGHYVKMVHNGIEYGDMQLICEVYDILKRVGGFEDKEISEVFAKWNTGVLDSFLIEITRDILKKNDTDGVPIVEKILDTAGQKGTGKWTAINALDLGQPVTLIGEAVFSRCLSALKAERGRASKVLPGPEIPKNAITDKKQFVDDLEQALYAAKIISYAQGFMLIREAGKTYGWKLNNPAIALMWRGGCIIRSAFLGEITKAYRQNPELENLLFHSFFSDAVSKAQSGWRKTAALATQYGIPTPAISTALAFYDGYRCERLPANLLQAQRDYFGAHCFKVLPEFASATFPEGKDIHVNWTGHGGNISASSYDA from the exons ATGGCTGCAGT TGCTGATTTCGGTTTGATTGGTTTGGCCGTTATGGGTCAGAACTTGATCCTAAACGTTGCTGACCACGGGTTTACTGTGGTTGCTTACAACAGAACCACTTCAAAGGTGGACCacttcttggaaaatgaaGCCAAGGGTAAGTCTATTGTTGGTGCACactctttggaagaattggtttccaaattgaagaaacctaGAAAGATCATGTTGTTGGTCAAGGCCGGTAAGCCAGTCGACTATTTGATCAACGATTTGGTTCCTCTATTGGACAAGGgtgatatcatcattgatGGTGGTAACTCTCACTTCCCAGACTCTAACAGACGTTTCGAagagttggagaagaagggtATTTTGTTCGTTGGTTCCGGTGTGtctggtggtgaagatggTGCTCGTTACGGTCCATCTTTGATGCCAGGTGGTGCCGAAGAAGCTTGGCCACACATCAAGCCAATCTTCCAAGCTATCTCTGCTAAATCCGACGGTGAAGCTTGTTGTGACTGGGTTGGCCCAGCTGGTGCCGGTCACTACGTCAAGATGGTCCACAACGGTATCGAGTACGGTGAcatgcaattgatttgtGAAGTTTACGACATCTTGAAGCGTGTTGGTGGTTTCGAAGACAAAGAGATCAGTGAAGTCTTTGCCAAGTGGAACACTGGTGTGCTAGACTCTTTCCTAATTGAGATTACCAgagatatcttgaagaagaacgacACTGACGGTGTTCCAATcgttgaaaagatcttggaTACCGCTGGTCAAAAGGGTACCGGTAAGTGGACCGCTATCAACGCTCTAGACTTGGGTCAACCTGTCACTTTGATCGGTGAAGCTGTCTTCAGTCGTTGTTTGTCTGCTTTGAAGGCTGAAAGAGGTAGAGCCTCCAAGGTCTTGCCTGGTCCAGAGATCCCAAAGAATGCCATCACCGACAAGAAGCAGTTTGTCgatgatttggaacaaGCCCTATACGCTGCTAAAATTATCTCTTACGCTCAAGGTTTCATGTTGATCCGTGAAGCTGGTAAGACTTACGGCtggaaattgaacaacCCAGCTATCGCTCTAATGTGGAGAGGTGGTTGTATCATCAGATCCGCCTTCTTGGGTGAAATCACCAAGGCTTACAGACAAAACCCAGAATTGGAAAACCTCTTGTTCcacagtttcttctctgaCGCTGTCTCTAAGGCTCAATCTGGCTGGAGAAAGACCGCTGCCTTGGCTACTCAATACGGTATCCCAACCCCAGCTATCTCCACTGCTTTGGCTTTCTACGATGGTTACAGATGTGAAAGACTTCCAGCTAACTTGTTGCAAGCTCAAAGAGATTACTTCGGTGCTCATTGTTTCAAGGTCTTGCCAGAATTTGCTTCTGCAACTTTCCCAGAAGGTAAGGACATTCACGTCAACTGGACTGGTCACGGTGGTAACATCTCTGCAAGCAGTTACGATGCTTAA
- the SSP1 gene encoding Ssp1p (similar to Saccharomyces cerevisiae SSP1 (YHR184W); ancestral locus Anc_5.54): MENWNHIQGQRQIIEPPPELPIYKVPSKSPHKEVAGKRFVNKVKGWFSGGRRNDDWYSFPEYLAHGRLQKGESAHEDSYSRHELHEIGESEEDDPHGNSQRLVVQESAKTFLTGNNIYANHIPQFPAKGRLENHYLARKKSLPDMNIVSNPSSSLEFKKRPMSLVVNEPQKMSVLTTSYLQSRNVTLHKISRRLNSIGNKKLECAKLTKKLLKDLTIWGEKTTSDNIDVTELVEELYELFQKRYVVGTKISERLKVLTNELEFIGKRENEMAEEKRHLLAALKKYDYCKERRGENDEESNLFKERVMAHEKSYETYQLNYQYAVSVSARQLFKEVAIEYYERTSDLKENSGAFLLNALKTLENTHNNEVFLKDLDKLRMLRAERNWTRLKPEQRNNPQNWVDLVSGKHDNDDTLMKKVYEGLPIAYTPMPEVSPAKTPHLDLRTGLEESFSGIKSDRFNPITSNEFFLDRSPSKNEDDQDESNYETVRPDRIEEKVEEDTIPRSLNPNVLKDDRNKIPSLRTHLKDNTLQKKIEVKDKSPKGLTEIEKSKHGFLVNFGEMSRQFKDAEQYLQENKWTEPSA, from the coding sequence ATGGAAAATTGGAACCACattcaaggtcaaagaCAAATTATTGAACCTCCACCAGAATTACCAATTTATAAAGTACCCTCAAAATCACCTCACAAAGAGGTTGCTGGTAAGAGATTTGTCAACAAGGTTAAAGGGTGGTTTTCCGGCGGCCGCCGAAATGATGATTGGTACTCGTTTCCTGAATATTTAGCTCATGGAAGATTGCAAAAGGGGGAATCTGCTCATGAAGATAGTTATTCAAGACATGAACTGCACGAAATAGGCGAGAGTGAGGAAGATGATCCTCATGGTAATTCTCAAAGGTTAGTAGTCCAGGAAAGTGCAAAAACATTTTTAACAGGCAATAATATCTATGCAAATCACATACCACAATTTCCGGCAAAAGGGCGTCTAGAGAACCATTATTTggcaagaaagaaatcattGCCAGATATGAATATTGTCTCTAATCCATCATCCTCGCTAGAGTTCAAGAAAAGGCCAATGtctttggtggtaaatGAACCACAAAAAATGAGTGTCCTCACAACTTCATATCTTCAGTCCAGGAATGTTACGCTTCACAAGATCTCCAGGAGATTAAATTCAATTGGTAACAAGAAGCTGGAATGTGCCAAACTTaccaagaaacttctcaaagatttaACAATTTGGGGTGAAAAGACAACTTCTGATAATATTGATGTCACTGAATTAGTAGAGGAGTTATATGAATTATTCCAAAAAAGATATGTTGTTGGAACAAAAATATCTGAAAGGCTCAAAGTTTTGACCAACGAGCTCGAGTTCATTGGtaaaagagaaaatgaaatGGCAGAAGAGAAGAGACATCTATTAGcggctttgaaaaaatacgattattgcaaagaaagaaggGGAGAGAATGATGAGGAGAGtaatttgttcaaagaaagagtaATGGCTCATGAAAAATCATATGAGACATATCAATTAAATTATCAATATGCTGTCTCAGTAAGCGCGAGGCAGCTATTCAAGGAAGTCGCGATTGAATACTACGAAAGGACTTcagatttgaaagaaaatagTGGAGCTTTTCTGCTAAATGCATTGAAGACTTTAGAAAATACTCACAATAATGAAGTATTTCTCAAGGACCTTGATAAATTGAGGATGTTGAGGGCCGAGAGAAATTGGACTAGGTTGAAGCCTGAACAGAGAAATAACCCACAAAATTGGGTAGATCTGGTTAGCGGTAAGCACGATAATGATGACactttgatgaaaaaggTCTACGAGGGTTTGCCAATTGCTTACACTCCAATGCCAGAAGTTTCGCCAGCAAAGACACCGCATTTGGATTTGCGAACCGGATTAGAAGAGAGTTTCTCAGGTATTAAAAGTGATCGTTTCAATCCCATTACAAGTAACGAGTTTTTCCTCGATAGatcaccttcaaagaatgaagaCGACCAGGACGAATCGAATTACGAGACCGTGAGACCAGATaggattgaagaaaaggtgGAAGAGGACACGATCCCAAGAAGCCTTAACCCTAATGTCTTAAAAGATGATCGAAATAAAATTCCGAGTCTAAGGACACATTTGAAGGACAATAcgcttcaaaagaagatagaAGTCAAGGATAAGAGTCCTAAAGGACTCACTGAAATTGAGAAGTCCAAACATGGTTTTCTTGTAAATTTTGGTGAAATGTCAAGACAGTTTAAGGACGCCGAGCAATACTTACAGGAAAACAAATGGACTGAACCGTCCGCATAG
- the MTM1 gene encoding Mtm1p (similar to Saccharomyces cerevisiae MTM1 (YGR257C); ancestral locus Anc_5.53), translating into MGSGSSENLTIRERMISAGVGSLFTSLILTPMDVVRIRLQQQEMLPDCSCNVELPKGKVSVAAIPKSETVFWQDPCFKELNCKSSSVRFNGTLEAFSKIAQNEGILTLWRGSLCNTVDGNTGKCCIFHGYEYLRDVSPIGKYYPAFNPLVCGAFARVFAATTVAPLELLKTRLQSIPRSSKSTSTWVIMKDLLQETRNEMATGGYRVLFRGLEITLWRDVPFSAIYWGSYEFCKKHLYFQFRSSSLSSNQQSNWNHFFNSFIGGSISGAIAAICTHPFDVGKTRWQISYVGKTPQSTLTKQPTRRDRNMFRFLDTIRRQEGLGSLYTGLFVRVAKIAPSCAIMISSYEISKRLFSS; encoded by the coding sequence ATGGGAAGTGGTTCGTCTGAAAACTTGACTATCCGGGAGCGAATGATCAGTGCTGGAGTGGGATCGTTATTCACTTCGCTCATTTTAACTCCGATGGATGTGGTAAGGATTCGTTTACAACAACAGGAAATGCTTCCAGATTGTTCCTGTAATGTAGAGCTGCCGAAGGGGAAAGTTAGTGTAGCTGCGATTCCCAAGAGCGAAACTGTATTTTGGCAGGATCCATGTTTCAAAGAGCTTAATTGCAAGAGCTCATCGGTGAGATTTAATGGTACATTGGAAGCCTTCAGTAAAATTGCACAAAATGAGGGCATTTTAACACTATGGAGGGGGAGTCTCTGTAACACTGTTGATGGCAATACCGGCAAATGTTGTATATTTCACGGGTACGAGTACTTGCGAGATGTCTCACCGATTGGCAAGTACTATCCAGCATTCAATCCATTAGTCTGTGGTGCATTTGCAAGAGTTTTTGCAGCTACTACGGTGGCTCCTTTGGAGCTCTTAAAGACAAGGTTGCAAAGTATACCGAGATCCTCAAAATCTACATCTACATGGGTCataatgaaagatttgCTACAGGAAACCAGGAATGAAATGGCCACTGGTGGTTATAGAGTACTTTTCAGAGGTTTGGAGATTACACTCTGGCGAGATGTCCCATTTAGTGCAATTTACTGGGGTTCCTACGAATTTTGTAAGAAACATCTCTATTTTCAATTCAGATCGTCATCGTTATCGTCAAATCAGCAGTCCAATTGGAATCATtttttcaacagcttcatcGGTGGAAGTATAAGTGGTGCGATTGCTGCAATTTGTACACATCCATTTGATGTGGGAAAGACAAGATGGCAGATCTCATATGTTGGAAAGACGCCGCAATCGACGCTTACCAAACAACCCACTAGGAGGGACAGGAACATGttcagatttcttgacaCAATAAGGCGACAGGAGGGACTGGGTTCGCTGTATACGGGGCTCTTCGTAAGGGTAGCCAAGATTGCCCCAAGTTGTGCTATAATGATATCGAGTTATGAAATCTCCAAGAGACTTTTCAGTTCGTAG